The nucleotide window TTAGTGCTGAAAAGCTTGAAGGGGTGTTAGCGGGTGGAGAGGGGGGATGAGGAGGGTAACTTCGATTAATAGGAGCTTAGCAAGTATTGGTTATCTATACATGGATTATACTAATCCTAAGGGAGTTATTCCAAATTTACAATAGGGAGCTGAGCATCAATAACCCAGCCTGAGCCCAGCCCGAGCTATTTAGCACTCCTTGAGGTGCCCGCTGAGGTACCTAACAGTACCCAAGAAATATATACGGTTGAAAATATATATTAAAAATTGTAAAAATTAAAAAAGAGTTGATATAATATATACTTGAGAGTAAAAATTTAAATACTAGAATTACTAAATTATGGCTAAATGATAGAAAAAGGTGTCTTCATAGGGGGATACGTCGTCCCGCAGGACAGGGAGTTTTACGAAATCAGGAACCCCGCGGACTACAGGCAAGTGGTCTCAAAGTTCCCCATGCTTAGGAGAAGCGACGTGATAGAGGCCATAAAGGTCGCTAAGGAGACCTTTGAGAAGTGGAGGGAGACCACAGTCTATGAGAGGGCGAAGATACTGTTCAAGACGGCAGAGGTGTTAGAGAGCAGGAGCGAGGAGGTCGTCAAGACCATTACTTTAGAAGAAGGGAAGACCCTACCAGAGAGCAGGTATGAAGTGGAGAGGATAGTAGTACTCCTGAGGTTCTACGGGGGGCTAATCCTCAACTCTTTGGGCAGGACGATCCCCTCAGGTACCAAGAACAGCTTTACCTTAACTATGAGGGAACCATTGGGAGTAGTAGGGCTAATAACTCCATGGAACTTCCCCTTCCTCCTCCCCTCATGGAAGGTCATCCCGGCCATAGCTACCGGGAACACGGTAGTCCTCAAACCCGCCAGTATTACACCAAACTCCGCTTTGGAAATAGTTAAGGCGTTTCACGACGCCGGAGTACCGCCCGGGGTAATAAATATGGTGACCGGGTCGGGGAAGGAAGTAGGGGACGAGATAGTCACCAATAAGGACGTCTCAGCAATATCGTTCACGGGGTCGCTGGAGGTGGGCAAAGAGATAAACGGGAGGGTGGGGAACAGGTTTGTAAGGGTACAGTTAGAACTAGGTGGTAAGAACGCTACAGTGCTGACAGATAAGGGGGACATCGACATGGCGATAAAGCACGTGACCGCGTCCACAGTGAGGAATGCAGGACAAATTTGTTTAGCCACTTCAAGGTTCCTAGTCCCCAAAAAGCTCCATGACAAGGTATTGGACGCGTTGACCGAGAGGTTTAAGAAGGTAGTGGTAGGCAACGGGATGAAACAAGGGGTAGAAATGGGGCCCGTGTCGAGCAGGGAGCAGTACGAGAAGGTACTGAATTACATAGAGATAGGGAAAAGCGAAGGTGCCAGGCTGGTCTATGGGGGAGAGCCCGTAAAAGGTAGTGACGAATACGATTACGGCTATTTCATCAGGCCCACAATATTTGATAAGGTAACTGAGGACATGAGGATCGCTAAGGAAGAGATCTTCGGGCCAGTCCTCTCAGTAATGGAATACGAAGACCTAGATGAGGCTATAGAGATCGTGAACTCTACGGAGTACGGCCTTACAGCGGAGATAATCAGTAACGATATAAGTGAGGTCATGGAGTTCAGCCAAAAGGTCGAGGTAGGGAACGTGAAGGTAAACAGGCCTACCATTGAACTGGACCAGTGGGTGCCCTACGGGGGTTTTAAGGGGTCGGGTAACGATATATATAAGGAACTCGGGGAGGAGGCTATACAGTTCTATACGAGGACAAAGGTGGTGTATTTCCACTACCCGTGACCTTTAAAGGGATCAGTAGTCCGGGCCCTCATATCGTTGGTCGTATAGCGTTTAGAGTTTACCTTCAAATTAAAGTTTTTGACGTTCTATAGTTATTAAATATGAACAAAATCAGCGACCGTACCGTTAGACAGTACCCATGGTAGGTGCTTTAGCCGGTGTACTGCAGAGTACATAAGCCCGGAGCGGACATCGTAGGTGTAGCGGTTTTTGGAAAATTACCTTAGCCTCCACCCTGTCTTTGAAGGGCTGTGACGCTTATCGTCAGACAGTTGACGGGTTTACTCAGGCAATACGTGGTTGCCTTAATAATTTTCCCGGGGATTTACCTCGCTAAAGTTAGGTGACTGGGGAGAAAAGCCCCGCCTTTCCTTTTTTTTTTTTTACCCTATACATTTCGTGCACACCTTTACCAATTTTGGTGACGTGAATGACGGCCCCACAAGATGGTCGAAGGCTTAACGGGACTGTGAGATGTAGACCGCTATCTCTCTTTTACAAGGCCCGAGGCGTTCTATGATGAGCTACTTTCAACGTGTACCCCATTCTACCGTCCGCCGACACGACCCCAGCCTATTGGTCGGGGCGGTGAGCCATCTGGAAAGGGGAACCCCCGGAAAAGGGGAACCGGTGTCCTTCTACCGTATTATTTAACGTGCACGGTCATAGTTTGTGACTATTTTATGGTAGCAGTGGTACGGAGTCTCCTTACACACAGTAAAAGTCCCGCTACATATGAACACGATCTTCACTTAACTGTAAGCAGGTACCGGACGAGTCCCTCTTAGTCCTAGGACTGTACTTGCTAGGGCCAGTTTTAGGTGTCCCTATCACATGTCCACTTAACGCTCTATAAACTGTTAAGCACCTGATGACGGCGAGCCATAACTTGTCCGAACTAAAGGGCAATGTCGATCCCCATACTCAGCGAATTTTTTAGCCCTACACAAATGCACCGTTGCCCTTGATTAACCGACCGGGTATAAATAACGTGTCCTCACACAGATAAACCCAGAAGACTTCCCTAATAGCTGAAGAGCAGTCCCGAGGAGTTAATTACTGTCACCACGTATAAACGAGTCAGCGTAAAAATGAGTGGCTCTCTTAAAGATTACACAACAACCTTTAACTAGACCTAC belongs to Stygiolobus caldivivus and includes:
- a CDS encoding aldehyde dehydrogenase family protein; amino-acid sequence: MIEKGVFIGGYVVPQDREFYEIRNPADYRQVVSKFPMLRRSDVIEAIKVAKETFEKWRETTVYERAKILFKTAEVLESRSEEVVKTITLEEGKTLPESRYEVERIVVLLRFYGGLILNSLGRTIPSGTKNSFTLTMREPLGVVGLITPWNFPFLLPSWKVIPAIATGNTVVLKPASITPNSALEIVKAFHDAGVPPGVINMVTGSGKEVGDEIVTNKDVSAISFTGSLEVGKEINGRVGNRFVRVQLELGGKNATVLTDKGDIDMAIKHVTASTVRNAGQICLATSRFLVPKKLHDKVLDALTERFKKVVVGNGMKQGVEMGPVSSREQYEKVLNYIEIGKSEGARLVYGGEPVKGSDEYDYGYFIRPTIFDKVTEDMRIAKEEIFGPVLSVMEYEDLDEAIEIVNSTEYGLTAEIISNDISEVMEFSQKVEVGNVKVNRPTIELDQWVPYGGFKGSGNDIYKELGEEAIQFYTRTKVVYFHYP